From the genome of Rhodothermales bacterium, one region includes:
- a CDS encoding polyphosphate kinase 2 family protein — protein MSKPDFDYTRYRVPTGKKFKLASIDPSDTQGLENDKAVDRRKKKNRKRMANLQERLFAEGKQSLLVVLQAMDTGGKDSTIREVFRGVNPQGCRVNGFKAPTPIELAHDFLWRVHDVAPKKGMIGIFNRSHYEDVLVVRVHGWAPKEIIERRYDHINRFEALLADAGTRVLKIMLHISKDYQLERLRRRLVEPDSHWKFNPGDLKERELWDEYMKCYEIALNRSATPAAPWYVIPAEHQWFRNLLITELIADTLEEMNPQYPAPDFDPAAFPPESLV, from the coding sequence GTGTCCAAACCCGACTTCGATTACACCCGCTACCGCGTCCCGACCGGTAAAAAATTCAAGCTCGCCTCGATCGACCCGTCCGACACTCAGGGCCTGGAAAACGACAAGGCCGTGGACCGCCGGAAAAAGAAGAACCGGAAACGCATGGCGAACCTGCAGGAACGGCTTTTTGCCGAGGGCAAGCAGTCGCTGCTCGTCGTGCTGCAGGCGATGGACACGGGCGGTAAAGACAGCACGATCCGCGAGGTATTCCGGGGCGTCAATCCGCAGGGGTGCCGCGTGAACGGCTTCAAGGCCCCGACCCCCATCGAGCTGGCGCATGACTTCCTGTGGCGCGTCCACGACGTAGCGCCGAAGAAGGGCATGATCGGGATCTTCAACCGGTCGCATTACGAGGATGTGCTGGTCGTTCGCGTGCACGGATGGGCGCCGAAAGAGATCATCGAACGCCGGTACGATCATATCAACCGGTTCGAGGCGCTGCTCGCCGACGCCGGCACCCGCGTGCTCAAGATCATGCTTCACATCTCCAAGGATTACCAGCTGGAGCGGCTCCGCCGGCGGCTCGTGGAGCCGGACAGCCACTGGAAGTTCAACCCCGGAGATCTGAAGGAGCGCGAGCTGTGGGACGAGTACATGAAATGCTACGAGATCGCGCTGAACCGTTCCGCGACGCCGGCGGCGCCCTGGTACGTCATCCCCGCCGAGCATCAGTGGTTTCGCAACCTGCTCATCACCGAACTCATCGCCGACACGCTGGAGGAGATGAATCCCCAGTATCCTGCGCCAGATTTCGATCCGGCCGCGTTCCCTCCCGAGAGCCTGGTGTAA
- a CDS encoding DUF3037 domain-containing protein → MPDRCLYDYAVLRVVPRIEREEFINAGIILSCPSRGFLEARIELDEPRLLAIHPGADLETIRNHLAVIPILCAGGSHAGPIGQLSKRERYHWLVAPRSTMIQPSPSHTGLCDNPAAALEHLMNTMVRIKRT, encoded by the coding sequence GTGCCCGATCGCTGCTTGTATGACTACGCGGTCCTGCGCGTCGTCCCCCGGATCGAGCGCGAGGAATTTATCAACGCCGGCATCATCCTGTCCTGCCCGTCGCGGGGCTTCCTGGAGGCGCGCATCGAACTGGACGAGCCCCGCCTCCTGGCCATCCACCCGGGAGCGGACCTGGAAACCATCCGCAATCACCTCGCGGTCATCCCCATCCTCTGCGCCGGCGGCAGCCATGCCGGCCCGATCGGCCAGCTCTCCAAACGCGAACGCTACCACTGGCTCGTCGCCCCGCGCAGCACGATGATCCAGCCCTCCCCCTCCCACACGGGCCTCTGCGACAACCCCGCCGCCGCGCTCGAACACCTGATGAACACGATGGTCCGCATCAAGAGGACCTGA
- a CDS encoding HipA family kinase — protein sequence MNLRTVHATRYVTPLREGGSLPAIVEADDEGTYVLKFRGAGQGPKVLIAEVIAGELARAVGLPIPEIVLVELDPEMARTEPDPEIQALIRGSAGLNLAFDYLPGSITFDPVVDTPDADLASRIVWFDALMTNVDRTPRNPNLLMWHRRLWLIDHGACLYFHHAWSDYPARSRDRFAAIKHHVLLPFASALDAAADALRQRITPALIEQVVALVPDAWLLHDAPFDRVADHRAAYVDYLRRRLESPFDFQEEVSRARSLLV from the coding sequence ATGAACCTCCGCACCGTCCACGCCACCCGCTACGTCACCCCCCTCCGCGAGGGGGGATCGCTGCCGGCTATCGTCGAAGCGGACGACGAGGGGACCTATGTCCTCAAGTTTCGCGGCGCCGGCCAGGGGCCGAAAGTCCTTATCGCCGAGGTGATCGCCGGTGAACTTGCGCGCGCCGTCGGCCTGCCCATCCCCGAGATCGTGCTCGTCGAACTCGACCCTGAGATGGCCCGAACCGAGCCCGACCCCGAAATCCAGGCCCTGATCCGCGGCAGCGCCGGCCTCAACCTGGCGTTCGACTACCTGCCCGGCTCGATCACGTTCGACCCGGTGGTCGACACCCCCGACGCCGACCTCGCGTCGCGCATCGTCTGGTTCGACGCGCTGATGACTAACGTCGACCGCACCCCGCGCAACCCGAACCTGCTCATGTGGCATCGCCGGCTCTGGCTGATCGACCACGGGGCCTGTCTCTATTTTCACCACGCGTGGTCCGACTACCCGGCGCGCAGCCGCGACCGGTTCGCGGCCATCAAACACCACGTGCTGCTCCCGTTCGCCTCGGCCCTCGACGCGGCGGCCGACGCGCTGCGCCAGCGCATCACGCCGGCGCTCATCGAGCAGGTCGTCGCCCTCGTGCCGGATGCATGGCTGCTCCACGACGCCCCGTTCGACCGCGTTGCCGACCACCGCGCGGCGTACGTCGACTATCTGCGACGCCGGCTCGAGTCCCCGTTCGACTTCCAGGAGGAGGTATCCCGTGCCCGATCGCTGCTTGTATGA
- a CDS encoding T9SS type A sorting domain-containing protein — protein MKTVSIFVAILLATASVALAQACGPERSGEMASHASIQVEPAARFTHDNPRLEKLVAFTLASGNPCAVLRTVGIPAAGLHAAEGTLLEILYQEWLESAWMNDKLSRFTFGPDGMVDGALTQVYENGEWVNQTLDFVEFDENGLLVSTVEQVWVDGAWVNSFRQTNDFDADGVSMGFLFEIWDNDAWVGDLRSVSTRATDGLLAQTLIQMMEDGEWRDVSRTDYTYDAMSQLEATSLWVYDETAMTLQNVSRNLYTYPDELTRISTRQVLVEDDMGAESWIDLSRITTYYDGDAKEVLSTSEQFIVDWVFTSRRSSTYNDAGQRTEYITQSWRDTEWVNTFATFDTYDADGDILESLEQTWDGTAWMNDYREESHYGEPIAISDDGLPLRAVAMSVYPSPARDQVQIVIEADHALPMQIEVYDVLGRRIARLLDDRIAGMRQLSWDASAYPPGMYFVRLRTDQREEIRPLVVAR, from the coding sequence ATGAAAACGGTATCCATCTTCGTTGCGATCCTCCTCGCGACCGCGTCGGTCGCCCTAGCTCAAGCATGCGGACCCGAACGTTCGGGTGAAATGGCATCGCATGCCTCCATTCAAGTCGAGCCGGCTGCCCGATTTACCCACGACAATCCACGGCTCGAGAAACTGGTCGCGTTCACGCTGGCGTCCGGCAATCCCTGCGCGGTACTTCGAACCGTGGGCATTCCGGCCGCTGGTCTCCATGCGGCCGAGGGCACGTTGCTGGAAATTCTGTACCAGGAATGGCTGGAAAGCGCGTGGATGAATGATAAGCTCTCAAGGTTCACCTTTGGGCCGGACGGCATGGTTGACGGGGCCCTGACGCAGGTCTACGAGAATGGCGAGTGGGTCAACCAGACGCTTGATTTCGTCGAGTTCGATGAAAACGGCTTGCTCGTCTCCACCGTGGAACAGGTGTGGGTCGACGGGGCATGGGTGAACTCCTTCCGCCAGACGAACGACTTTGATGCCGACGGCGTATCGATGGGTTTCCTGTTCGAAATCTGGGATAACGACGCCTGGGTGGGCGATCTCCGATCCGTCTCGACACGCGCAACGGATGGATTGCTCGCTCAGACGTTGATCCAGATGATGGAAGACGGGGAATGGCGGGATGTTTCTCGCACGGACTATACCTACGATGCGATGTCGCAACTCGAAGCTACGTCGTTGTGGGTCTATGACGAGACGGCCATGACGTTGCAGAACGTCAGCCGTAATCTTTACACCTACCCGGATGAACTCACGAGAATCAGCACGCGACAGGTGCTGGTTGAAGACGATATGGGAGCGGAATCGTGGATCGATCTGAGCCGGATTACCACCTATTATGACGGCGACGCGAAAGAGGTCTTGAGCACGAGCGAGCAGTTCATCGTCGACTGGGTATTCACGAGCAGGAGGAGTTCCACGTACAACGATGCAGGGCAGCGTACGGAATATATCACGCAGTCGTGGCGTGACACCGAATGGGTAAATACGTTCGCGACGTTCGATACGTACGACGCCGACGGCGATATCCTGGAGTCGCTCGAACAGACCTGGGACGGCACGGCCTGGATGAACGATTATCGCGAAGAATCGCATTATGGCGAGCCGATTGCGATCTCGGACGACGGCCTGCCGCTTCGTGCCGTCGCCATGTCCGTGTATCCGAGCCCCGCTCGCGATCAGGTCCAGATCGTGATCGAGGCGGACCACGCCTTACCCATGCAGATCGAGGTGTATGACGTGCTCGGTCGCCGTATCGCCAGGCTGCTGGATGACCGGATCGCCGGCATGCGACAGCTTTCCTGGGATGCATCTGCGTATCCGCCCGGCATGTACTTCGTTCGGCTACGCACAGATCAGCGTGAGGAAATACGTCCCCTCGTTGTCGCCCGATGA
- a CDS encoding PIN domain-containing protein, producing the protein MLDTCVLLELLQSDSPFRQQVHKTVEQVESGGKAACCIAEPCLAEVWNVLTRPPIMNGFGYASHKARNLIDALVDQYPLLEMRHDHTPSWLDVASGYGLTGQHVRHARLVSTMMAHGVSQLIRVSDEEFPEIGGIRVLQVGMALV; encoded by the coding sequence GTGCTCGATACGTGTGTCCTGCTCGAACTCCTGCAGTCCGACAGCCCCTTCCGGCAACAGGTTCATAAAACCGTCGAACAGGTCGAATCGGGAGGGAAAGCCGCGTGCTGCATCGCCGAGCCGTGCCTCGCCGAAGTGTGGAACGTGCTTACGCGCCCACCGATCATGAACGGATTCGGATACGCCTCGCACAAAGCCCGCAATCTCATCGACGCGCTCGTGGACCAGTACCCGCTCCTCGAGATGCGGCACGACCACACGCCGTCCTGGCTCGACGTAGCCAGTGGGTACGGCCTGACCGGGCAACACGTACGGCATGCCCGGCTCGTCTCGACGATGATGGCCCACGGCGTATCGCAGCTCATCCGGGTCAGCGACGAGGAATTTCCGGAGATCGGGGGGATACGCGTGCTGCAGGTAGGCATGGCGCTCGTGTGA
- a CDS encoding HDOD domain-containing protein: protein MSRQQIQAMAGSIPPPPFLAFKVLKIARQEPLDFNALARLVATDASLSSLLIKRANSSRFGVRKPITDLQRALVALGRDQVVNLTMIEAMRALRAQSRVPWPGGDDRFWKHSVAVAITARFLAIELGMPYPEEAFTCGLLHDFGKLVMLSHSTQAYRTVLEESARIGKPLHKTEFELLGLTHATVVGAVCRQWRLPDSLTHAVESHHEKPDIVFGTLANLVRSANLLVKVANIGQSGSAFVHADSFARMPHGRLSMDKLGEMLVRLPEMVDELAAYVLGSAAGTPSPHIIREAPHDPVWVDITQEDERRLVSYILFREGFDPRLPSPLTQDPPPSVTFIVTDRANLYEGRSHVIDYLAWRSVQRPDPENYLDGADLHTWLAGALNQHEAASARAA, encoded by the coding sequence GTGAGCAGACAACAGATACAGGCCATGGCGGGGTCTATCCCGCCACCGCCCTTTCTGGCCTTCAAGGTGCTGAAGATTGCCCGGCAGGAGCCGTTGGACTTCAACGCGCTCGCCCGCCTGGTCGCCACGGATGCCTCGTTGAGCAGCCTCTTGATCAAACGGGCGAATTCATCCCGTTTCGGCGTGCGAAAACCCATCACCGACCTGCAACGCGCGCTCGTTGCGCTGGGGCGCGACCAGGTCGTCAACCTCACGATGATCGAGGCCATGCGCGCCCTGCGCGCCCAGTCGCGCGTGCCCTGGCCGGGCGGCGACGACCGCTTCTGGAAGCACTCGGTCGCCGTGGCCATAACAGCTCGCTTTCTGGCCATCGAACTCGGCATGCCGTACCCTGAGGAGGCGTTCACCTGCGGGTTGCTGCACGATTTCGGGAAGCTGGTGATGCTGAGCCACAGTACGCAGGCCTACCGCACCGTCCTGGAAGAGTCCGCCCGGATCGGCAAGCCGCTCCACAAGACGGAGTTTGAACTGCTCGGCCTCACCCACGCGACGGTCGTCGGCGCCGTGTGCCGGCAATGGCGGTTACCCGATTCGCTCACGCACGCGGTGGAATCGCACCATGAAAAGCCCGACATCGTGTTCGGCACGCTGGCCAACCTCGTGCGGAGCGCCAACTTGCTGGTCAAGGTGGCCAACATCGGCCAGAGCGGTTCGGCGTTCGTGCATGCCGATTCCTTCGCCCGCATGCCGCACGGCCGGCTTTCTATGGATAAACTCGGCGAGATGCTGGTGAGGCTCCCGGAGATGGTGGACGAACTCGCGGCCTACGTCCTCGGAAGCGCTGCCGGAACGCCCTCGCCCCACATCATCCGGGAAGCGCCGCACGATCCGGTGTGGGTGGACATCACCCAGGAGGACGAGCGCCGGCTCGTCTCGTATATCCTCTTTCGGGAAGGATTCGATCCCCGGCTGCCTTCCCCCCTCACACAGGATCCTCCCCCATCGGTGACGTTCATCGTGACCGACCGGGCCAACCTGTACGAGGGACGCTCTCACGTGATCGACTACCTCGCCTGGCGATCCGTCCAGCGCCCCGATCCCGAGAACTACCTCGATGGCGCCGACCTGCACACGTGGCTCGCCGGCGCGCTCAACCAGCATGAGGCCGCTTCAGCCCGGGCGGCCTGA
- a CDS encoding serine hydrolase domain-containing protein, whose product MTTRRLFVLLPLLLLLPLPAAAQVAAPDAVGAYAGAIAHSREAVASLMQRETVPGISVAVMVAGDIVWAEGFGWADIEQRVPVTPLTKMRIGSVSKPITSAAVGLLMEAGRLDLDAPIQTYVPSFPDKGYPITTRQLAGHLAGIRHYRGNEMESAAYYPTVAAGLAIFRDDPLLTPPGERYSYSSYGWNLVSAAVEGAAGEPFLAFMQRAVFDALALRHTTAEHMDSLIAYRTRYYVHDDAGRVVNAPYVDNSYKWAGGGFISTAEDVVRFGDAILHGRLLRTSTVDALWASQRTNDGALTGYGIGWRTSVDDEGRRMVGHTGGSVGGTTLFTIYPDEDLIVCVISNLSDTRYGGLDQTLAAFFLEAMLRR is encoded by the coding sequence ATGACCACGCGCCGGCTTTTTGTCCTACTTCCCCTCCTCCTGCTCCTCCCCCTCCCCGCCGCGGCCCAGGTGGCCGCGCCGGATGCCGTAGGGGCCTACGCCGGCGCCATCGCCCATAGCCGGGAGGCCGTCGCGTCCCTCATGCAGCGCGAAACCGTCCCGGGCATCTCGGTCGCCGTGATGGTCGCCGGCGACATCGTCTGGGCGGAAGGCTTCGGCTGGGCGGACATCGAGCAGCGCGTTCCCGTGACGCCGCTCACCAAAATGCGCATCGGCAGCGTCAGCAAGCCGATCACCTCCGCCGCCGTGGGGCTGTTGATGGAGGCCGGCCGGCTCGACCTCGACGCGCCGATCCAGACCTACGTGCCGTCGTTTCCGGACAAGGGCTACCCCATCACGACGCGCCAGCTCGCCGGCCATCTCGCCGGCATCCGGCACTACCGGGGCAACGAGATGGAGAGCGCCGCCTACTACCCCACCGTAGCGGCCGGACTGGCCATCTTCCGGGACGACCCGCTGCTGACGCCCCCCGGCGAGCGCTACAGCTACTCGAGCTACGGCTGGAACCTCGTCAGCGCCGCGGTGGAAGGCGCGGCCGGCGAACCCTTTCTCGCGTTCATGCAGCGCGCCGTGTTCGACGCGCTGGCGCTCCGGCACACCACCGCCGAGCACATGGACAGCCTTATCGCGTACCGGACGCGCTACTACGTCCACGACGACGCGGGGCGGGTCGTCAACGCGCCGTATGTCGACAACAGCTACAAGTGGGCCGGCGGCGGGTTCATCTCCACCGCCGAGGATGTCGTCCGCTTCGGCGACGCCATCCTGCATGGCCGGCTCCTCCGCACATCGACCGTGGATGCGCTGTGGGCCTCTCAGCGGACGAACGACGGCGCCCTCACCGGGTATGGCATCGGGTGGCGGACGAGCGTGGACGACGAGGGCCGGCGGATGGTCGGCCACACGGGCGGGTCGGTCGGCGGCACCACCCTCTTCACGATCTATCCCGACGAAGATCTGATCGTCTGCGTCATCTCGAACCTGTCCGACACCCGGTATGGCGGGCTGGACCAGACCCTCGCCGCTTTTTTCCTCGAAGCTATGTTAAGGCGGTAG
- the acs gene encoding acetate--CoA ligase, which translates to MAEEKNDQLTAAYSGRHEQFEASPEFKATAYISSMEAYRAMYRRSVEDNVGFWRDQAARIDWFEPFRAVKDVSFARNDVHIRWYEGGKLNAAYNCIDRHLAKRADQTALIFEADDPEVDAVHITYRELYERVCRFANMLKQHGVKKGDRVTIYLPMIPEAAYAMLACARIGAVHSVVFGGFSPQSLVDRILDCDSSVVITADEGLRGGKPVPLKKNADEALKSCPGVKRVFVVKHTAGPVDWVDGRDFWVHDETAGQPPECPAEPMDAEDPLFILYTSGSTGKPKGVLHTTGGYLVYAAMTHQYVFDYHDGDIFWCTADVGWVTGHSYIVYGPLANGATQVFFEGVPTYPDASRFWQVVDRHKVTIFYTAPTAIRALMRLGDDFVKKTSRASLRVLGSVGEPINPEAWKWYHEVVGDGRCPIVDTWWQTETGGILITPLPGAVPQKPGSASLPFFGIQPEVLDADGKVLEGEAQGVLAIKDSWPGQMRTVYKNHQRFVDTYFSTFAGKYFTGDGCRRDADGYYWITGRVDDVLNVSGHRLGTAEVESALVAHPAVAEAAVVGFPHDIKGQGIYCYVTLNAGIEPTDALMNELVAHVRSEIGPIAKPDFIQFTPALPKTRSGKIMRRILRKIAANEHDNLGDTSTLADPGVVDSLVHERKNR; encoded by the coding sequence ATGGCCGAAGAGAAGAACGACCAGCTAACCGCCGCCTACTCCGGACGTCACGAGCAATTCGAAGCGTCTCCCGAATTCAAAGCCACCGCCTATATCTCGTCGATGGAAGCGTACCGGGCGATGTACCGGCGCTCGGTTGAAGATAACGTGGGGTTCTGGCGCGATCAGGCGGCGCGCATCGACTGGTTCGAACCTTTTCGCGCCGTGAAGGATGTGTCGTTCGCGCGCAACGACGTGCACATCCGCTGGTACGAGGGCGGCAAGCTCAATGCGGCCTACAATTGCATCGACCGTCACCTCGCAAAAAGGGCCGACCAGACCGCGCTCATCTTCGAGGCGGACGACCCCGAGGTGGATGCGGTCCATATCACGTACCGCGAGCTGTACGAGCGGGTCTGCCGTTTCGCCAACATGCTGAAGCAGCACGGGGTGAAGAAGGGCGACCGGGTGACCATCTACCTGCCCATGATTCCCGAGGCCGCCTATGCCATGCTCGCCTGCGCCCGCATCGGCGCCGTGCATTCGGTGGTTTTTGGCGGCTTCTCACCCCAGTCGCTGGTCGACCGCATCCTGGATTGCGATTCGTCGGTCGTGATCACAGCGGACGAGGGGCTGCGCGGCGGCAAGCCCGTGCCGCTGAAGAAAAATGCGGATGAGGCGCTGAAGAGCTGCCCCGGCGTGAAACGGGTGTTTGTGGTCAAACACACCGCCGGCCCGGTCGACTGGGTCGACGGCCGCGACTTCTGGGTCCACGACGAGACCGCCGGCCAGCCCCCGGAGTGCCCGGCGGAGCCCATGGATGCCGAAGATCCGCTGTTCATCCTCTACACCTCCGGCTCCACCGGCAAGCCCAAGGGCGTGCTCCACACGACCGGCGGCTACCTGGTCTATGCCGCGATGACGCACCAGTACGTGTTCGACTATCACGACGGCGACATCTTCTGGTGCACGGCGGACGTCGGCTGGGTGACGGGGCATTCGTATATCGTCTACGGCCCGCTCGCCAACGGCGCGACGCAGGTCTTTTTCGAGGGCGTCCCCACCTACCCCGATGCGTCGCGCTTCTGGCAGGTGGTGGATCGCCACAAGGTCACCATTTTTTATACGGCGCCCACCGCGATCCGCGCCCTGATGCGCCTCGGCGACGACTTCGTGAAGAAGACGAGCCGCGCCTCCCTCCGCGTGCTCGGCTCCGTCGGCGAGCCGATCAACCCCGAGGCGTGGAAATGGTATCACGAGGTCGTCGGCGACGGGCGGTGCCCCATCGTGGATACCTGGTGGCAGACCGAGACCGGCGGCATCCTGATCACCCCGCTCCCCGGCGCCGTCCCGCAGAAGCCGGGCTCGGCGTCGCTGCCCTTTTTCGGCATCCAGCCCGAAGTGCTCGACGCCGACGGCAAGGTGCTCGAGGGCGAGGCGCAGGGCGTGCTGGCGATCAAGGACTCGTGGCCGGGCCAGATGCGCACGGTGTACAAGAACCACCAGCGGTTCGTCGACACCTATTTCTCGACGTTCGCCGGCAAGTACTTCACCGGCGACGGATGCCGGCGCGACGCCGACGGCTACTACTGGATCACCGGCCGTGTCGACGACGTGCTGAACGTGTCGGGGCACCGGCTCGGCACCGCCGAGGTCGAAAGCGCCCTGGTTGCGCACCCCGCCGTGGCCGAGGCCGCCGTCGTCGGCTTCCCGCACGACATCAAGGGGCAGGGGATTTATTGCTACGTGACGCTCAACGCCGGCATCGAGCCGACCGACGCGCTCATGAACGAACTCGTCGCCCACGTGCGGTCGGAGATCGGCCCCATCGCGAAACCGGATTTCATCCAGTTTACGCCGGCGCTCCCCAAAACCCGCTCCGGCAAGATCATGCGCCGCATCCTGCGCAAGATCGCCGCCAACGAACACGACAACCTCGGCGACACCAGCACCCTGGCCGACCCCGGCGTCGTGGATTCGCTGGTGCACGAACGGAAAAACCGGTAG
- a CDS encoding DUF4212 domain-containing protein — protein sequence MDRQTYWRRQIRRTVGLLLVWALVGFVMSILFVEELNAVSVLGIPFGFWMAQQGAIFVFIVLIFVYAYLSGKADEEAGVAE from the coding sequence ATGGATCGACAAACCTACTGGCGCCGGCAGATCCGGCGGACCGTTGGACTCCTGCTGGTCTGGGCCCTCGTCGGGTTCGTGATGAGCATCCTCTTCGTCGAAGAGCTGAACGCCGTTTCGGTGCTGGGCATCCCGTTCGGTTTCTGGATGGCCCAGCAGGGCGCGATCTTCGTGTTCATCGTCCTCATCTTCGTCTACGCCTACCTCAGCGGCAAAGCCGATGAAGAGGCCGGCGTGGCGGAATAG
- a CDS encoding sodium:solute symporter family protein, with amino-acid sequence MSIQNWTWITVGLSFSLYLYIGYRSRVASTRGFYVAGQGVSAIANGAATAADWMSAASFISMAGLISFMGYDGAVYLLGWTGGYVLLALLLAPYLRKFGQYTVPDFVAARYYSGGARLVAAIAAIFVSLTYVAGQMSGVGVAFSRFLSVDFEIGVLIGMAIVAFFAILGGMKGITYTQVAQYCVLIFAYTIPAIAIGIVLTNNPVPQIAMGEILPKLDAIQRDLGLTAYSNPFSSFSKLNVFCVALCLMVGTAGLPHVIVRFYTVKSVKAARWSAFWALLFIGILYTTAPAVAIFAKYYILNQFNEVGSGMTQIEWVQNWAATGLINFPEGGPTDATSLLGAINRDIIVLATPEIASLPPFVVALVAAGGLAAALSTASGLLLVISSSLAHDIYGTMLRPNATDAQKLRVGRGMILVAVVMAGLLGIYPLGFVAEVVAFAFGLAAASFFPVIVLGIFWKRANKQGAIAGMSAGLLFTFVMIGLMRAQNVIPGMEKPIIDSFMGINAQGIGVVGMLINFVLMIVVSLATEPPPQDVQRIVEQIRYPRQLTDEEVR; translated from the coding sequence ATGAGCATCCAGAACTGGACGTGGATCACCGTCGGTCTTTCGTTTTCGCTGTACCTGTATATCGGGTACCGAAGCCGGGTCGCGAGTACGCGGGGGTTTTATGTGGCGGGGCAGGGGGTTTCCGCTATTGCAAACGGGGCGGCTACGGCGGCGGACTGGATGAGCGCGGCGTCGTTTATCTCGATGGCCGGCCTCATCTCGTTCATGGGGTACGACGGGGCGGTCTACCTCCTCGGGTGGACGGGCGGCTACGTGTTGCTCGCGCTCCTGCTGGCCCCGTATCTGCGGAAGTTCGGGCAGTACACGGTCCCCGACTTCGTCGCGGCGCGTTATTATTCCGGCGGCGCGCGCCTCGTGGCGGCCATCGCGGCGATTTTTGTGTCGCTGACCTACGTCGCCGGCCAGATGTCGGGTGTCGGCGTGGCGTTTAGCCGGTTTCTGAGCGTGGACTTCGAGATCGGGGTGCTTATCGGGATGGCGATCGTTGCGTTTTTTGCCATTCTGGGGGGGATGAAAGGCATCACGTACACCCAGGTTGCCCAGTACTGTGTGCTCATCTTCGCGTACACGATCCCGGCGATCGCCATCGGCATCGTGCTCACAAACAACCCGGTGCCGCAGATCGCGATGGGCGAGATCCTCCCCAAGCTCGACGCCATCCAGCGCGACCTGGGGTTGACCGCATACAGCAATCCGTTCTCGTCCTTCTCCAAGCTCAACGTCTTCTGCGTGGCCCTGTGCCTGATGGTGGGCACGGCCGGCCTACCGCACGTCATCGTTCGCTTCTACACGGTCAAGTCGGTCAAGGCCGCGCGCTGGTCCGCCTTCTGGGCGCTCCTGTTTATCGGCATCCTGTACACGACCGCGCCGGCGGTGGCCATCTTTGCGAAATACTACATCCTGAACCAGTTCAACGAGGTGGGGAGCGGGATGACCCAGATCGAGTGGGTGCAAAACTGGGCGGCTACCGGACTCATCAACTTCCCCGAGGGCGGGCCGACGGATGCGACGTCGCTCCTGGGGGCGATCAACCGGGATATCATCGTGCTGGCGACCCCCGAAATCGCGAGTCTGCCGCCGTTTGTGGTGGCCCTCGTCGCGGCCGGCGGGCTGGCGGCGGCGCTCTCGACCGCGTCGGGCCTGCTGCTGGTGATCTCGTCATCGCTGGCGCACGACATCTACGGCACCATGCTGCGACCGAATGCGACGGACGCCCAGAAGCTGCGCGTCGGGCGGGGCATGATCCTGGTCGCCGTGGTGATGGCCGGCCTGCTGGGCATCTACCCGCTCGGGTTCGTCGCCGAGGTCGTGGCGTTTGCCTTTGGGCTTGCGGCGGCCTCGTTCTTCCCGGTCATCGTGCTGGGCATCTTCTGGAAGCGCGCCAACAAGCAGGGGGCGATCGCCGGCATGAGCGCCGGCCTCCTCTTTACATTCGTCATGATCGGCCTCATGCGCGCGCAAAACGTCATCCCGGGGATGGAGAAGCCGATCATCGACTCGTTCATGGGCATCAACGCGCAGGGGATCGGGGTGGTCGGGATGCTCATCAACTTCGTGCTGATGATCGTGGTGTCGCTGGCCACCGAGCCGCCGCCGCAGGACGTCCAGCGCATCGTCGAGCAGATCCGCTATCCGCGCCAGCTGACCGACGAAGAGGTGCGTTAG
- a CDS encoding DUF1801 domain-containing protein: MHIPATTVDAYLAAAPEERRPALETLRQVILDHLPDGFVERIQYGMPGYVVPHEAYPPGYHCNPKDPLPFLSFASQKHFIALYHMGMYANPALLDWFTQAYPKHSKRKLDMGKSCVRFKKVEDIPFALIGELVSKMTVSDWIEIYERNVRR, from the coding sequence ATGCACATCCCTGCAACGACGGTTGATGCCTATCTGGCCGCCGCTCCGGAGGAGCGCAGGCCGGCGCTGGAGACCCTGCGCCAGGTCATCCTCGACCATCTGCCCGACGGCTTCGTCGAGCGCATCCAGTACGGTATGCCTGGCTATGTGGTGCCGCATGAGGCCTATCCACCGGGATACCACTGCAACCCGAAGGATCCGCTGCCCTTTCTGAGTTTTGCCTCGCAGAAGCACTTCATCGCCCTGTACCACATGGGGATGTATGCTAATCCGGCGCTGCTGGACTGGTTCACGCAGGCGTACCCGAAGCACTCCAAGCGCAAGCTGGACATGGGGAAGAGCTGCGTCCGCTTCAAAAAAGTGGAAGATATCCCCTTCGCGCTGATCGGCGAACTGGTGTCGAAGATGACCGTCTCGGACTGGATCGAGATCTACGAGCGGAACGTGCGCCGCTGA